A genomic window from Cryptomeria japonica unplaced genomic scaffold, Sugi_1.0 HiC_scaffold_200, whole genome shotgun sequence includes:
- the LOC131048581 gene encoding GDSL esterase/lipase At4g10955 isoform X1, with protein MANNNGIDVTELLHLALPNWEDPIHRRCIAAGLVNIVYVLETNPNQAKELCCLLQFEVKETAIDEHDKSVYGAVFEWRGKEKAGPGGPPSEVVAFRGTLLRPRNILEDLILDFKVAIAHFNSIERIDKGLPFLRNSLHRNGCQNIWITGHSLGAAIALAAARKLEQKERRELEAHLFNPPFLSPTFPQLKVFERIAKILVGTRKCAPSFQCSQSQEICKHIQGPSEALAFQMGLKDESKLLELYGDFLRYSDWIPNLYVNEKDLICATYLHYFEVWKGIYEQKSHLVHESMKYFFCFEVATKKTPWHIVPSAKVFRVGRHFFSNHHGICQWWSKNLQVKSIEYIPPDEVTHCNFNRLQKSVVLHNKDGDDANHSSY; from the exons ATGGCTAATAACAATGGCATAGATGTAACAGAGCTTTTACACCTCGCACTTCCAAACTG GGAAGATCCAATACACAGAAGATGTATTGCTGCGGGCCTGGTGAATATTGTGTACGTGCTTGAAACCAACCCAAATCAGGCTAAGGAATTGTGTTGCTTGCTTCAATTTGAAGTGAAGGAAACTGCAATCGACGAGCATGACAAATCTGTATATGGGGCTGTTTTTGAGTGGCGTGGAAAAGAAAAAGCAGGTCCAGGTGGACCTCCCTCAGAAGTGGTTGCATTTAGAGGTACGCTTCTTCGACCCAGAAATATTTTAGAAGACTTGATCCTGGATTTCAAGGTAGCCATTGCACACTTCAATTCCATAGAAAGGATTGATAAGGGCTTACCCTTCCTAAGAAATAGTCTTCATAGGAATGGATGCCAGAATATTTGGATAACAGGGCATTCATTGGGTGCTGCCATTGCACTGGCTGCAGCAAGAAAATTGGAGCAGAAAGAACGTCGTGAACTTGAAGCACATCTTTTCAATCCTCCATTTTTATCTCCTACATTTCCTCAATTGAAAGTGTTTGAGAGGATTGCGAAGATTTTAGTTGGCACACGTAAATGTGCCCCTTCCTTTCAGTGCAGTCAATCGCAGGAAATTTGCAAACATATTCAAGGCCCTTCCGAGGCTTTGGCATTTCAGATGGGTTTGAAAGATGAGAGCAAACTACTTGAGTTGTATGGTGATTTCCTTCGTTATAGTGATTGGATTCCCAATTTATATGTGAATGAAAAGGATCTCATTTGTGCTACTTACCTTCACTATTTTGAGGTATGGAAGGGTATATATGAGCAGAAAAGTCATTTGGTCCACGAAAGCATGAAGTACTTCTTTTGTTTTGAAGTGGCTACAAAGAAAACCCCTTGGCATATAGTTCCATCTGCAAAGGTATTTAGGGTAGGTAGACATTTTTTCAGTAATCATCATGGCATATGTCAATGGTGGTCTAAGAATCTTCAAGTTAAGAGCATTGAATACATCCCTCCAGATGAAGTCACTCATTGCAATTTCAATCGCTTGCAAAAGAGTGTAGTTCTCCATAACAAAGATGGTGATGATGCTAATCATTCGAGTTATTAA
- the LOC131048581 gene encoding uncharacterized protein LOC131048581 isoform X2, protein MANNNGIDVTELLHLALPNWEDPIHRRCIAAGLVNIVYVLETNPNQAKELCCLLQFEVKETAIDEHDKSVYGAVFEWRGKEKAGPGGPPSEVVAFRARKLEQKERRELEAHLFNPPFLSPTFPQLKVFERIAKILVGTRKCAPSFQCSQSQEICKHIQGPSEALAFQMGLKDESKLLELYGDFLRYSDWIPNLYVNEKDLICATYLHYFEVWKGIYEQKSHLVHESMKYFFCFEVATKKTPWHIVPSAKVFRVGRHFFSNHHGICQWWSKNLQVKSIEYIPPDEVTHCNFNRLQKSVVLHNKDGDDANHSSY, encoded by the exons ATGGCTAATAACAATGGCATAGATGTAACAGAGCTTTTACACCTCGCACTTCCAAACTG GGAAGATCCAATACACAGAAGATGTATTGCTGCGGGCCTGGTGAATATTGTGTACGTGCTTGAAACCAACCCAAATCAGGCTAAGGAATTGTGTTGCTTGCTTCAATTTGAAGTGAAGGAAACTGCAATCGACGAGCATGACAAATCTGTATATGGGGCTGTTTTTGAGTGGCGTGGAAAAGAAAAAGCAGGTCCAGGTGGACCTCCCTCAGAAGTGGTTGCATTTAGAG CAAGAAAATTGGAGCAGAAAGAACGTCGTGAACTTGAAGCACATCTTTTCAATCCTCCATTTTTATCTCCTACATTTCCTCAATTGAAAGTGTTTGAGAGGATTGCGAAGATTTTAGTTGGCACACGTAAATGTGCCCCTTCCTTTCAGTGCAGTCAATCGCAGGAAATTTGCAAACATATTCAAGGCCCTTCCGAGGCTTTGGCATTTCAGATGGGTTTGAAAGATGAGAGCAAACTACTTGAGTTGTATGGTGATTTCCTTCGTTATAGTGATTGGATTCCCAATTTATATGTGAATGAAAAGGATCTCATTTGTGCTACTTACCTTCACTATTTTGAGGTATGGAAGGGTATATATGAGCAGAAAAGTCATTTGGTCCACGAAAGCATGAAGTACTTCTTTTGTTTTGAAGTGGCTACAAAGAAAACCCCTTGGCATATAGTTCCATCTGCAAAGGTATTTAGGGTAGGTAGACATTTTTTCAGTAATCATCATGGCATATGTCAATGGTGGTCTAAGAATCTTCAAGTTAAGAGCATTGAATACATCCCTCCAGATGAAGTCACTCATTGCAATTTCAATCGCTTGCAAAAGAGTGTAGTTCTCCATAACAAAGATGGTGATGATGCTAATCATTCGAGTTATTAA